The sequence GTTGTTCAGCAGCATGGTGTCGAACTCGGAGCGCAGCACCTGGAAGGCGTACGGATGCCCGGGGACGAAGCCCTCCTTGAATTCGACGTAGCGGTTCGTGGAGCCGTCGGTGCAGTAGAGCCGCGCCCCCCACTTCTCGACGAACCGCCCTTCGAGCGCCTCCAGGACACCGAGGCGCCGGAACAGATCCAGGTTGTAGGGGAGGAGCGATTCGCCGATATGGAAGCGCGGGAATCTCTCCTTCTCGAACAGGACGACGTCCCGGCCGGCGGCGGCCAGCAGCGCCGCCGCGGTGGACCCGGCCGGACCGCCTCCGATGATGGCCACGTCATGCATGCGAGCCCTCCTGCGCGCCGGACGGATCCGGGGAATTCTTCCAGAAATCGTAGAAACTGAACCACTGATCGGGATATCGGGAAATAATCGATTCCATCATAGCCGCAACCTGCTGCATGGCGCGCTGCCGTTCGGCGGGGTCGCGCCGACCGGCGCCGCGCTCGAAGCGCAGCGGCTCGCTCGAGAGGATGCGGAAGCGGTCCTTGCGGCCGAACAGAATGAAGATCGGCAGGATGGGCGCCCCGGTGGCGATCGCCAGCTCCACCGGCCCGCTCGGCAGCGGCACCGTGCCGCCGAAGAAGGAGACCGGCATCTCGCCGGGACCGGCGGAGCGATCGGTCTGCAGGGCCACCAGCTCGCCGCGCTTCAGCGCCAGCATCAGCTCCACGCCGAGCATCGGCGCCCCAAGGTGGTGCGGCCGCAGGGTGGGGTTGTCCCTCGCCTCCGCGGCGTAGCGGGTAACCTCGGCCGGGTCCGTCTGCGCCATCACCACGTGGGTGGGAATCTCATAGGCCGAGAGCAGCTTGAGACCGAGATCCCAATGCCCCATGTGCAGCGTCGCGATAATCACGCCGTTACCCTCGCGGATCAGGGCGCTCAAGGCCCGGTCGGTCTCCTCCAGCCCATCCAGGCGATCGCGAAACTGATCGAGGCGCGCGCCACGCAGGCCGGCATAGCCCACCATGAAGCGGCTGAAGTTGTAGAACAGCCGGTAGGTGACGGCCAGACCCGCGAATCCGGTCTTGCCGGTGATGCGCCTCAGGTTTCGCCGGCTGGCGGCGCGCTCGCGATAGAAGCAGAGAAAGCAGAGGGTGGTCGTGAGGTGGTGGAGAGGAACCAGCACGACTCTCGGAAGCTTCGGGGTGACGCGGAGAATCAGCTCCCAGGAAAGGGGAGTGTTGAAGCGGTGCGTATACCAGCGCCGGCCGCGCGGTACCGGGGCGGACCCGTCGGGGGAAGCGAGGGTGGACGGGGCTTCCAAGGAGCCTCCTGGGTCCGGGACGGATGAAATGGTAGACAATCGCGGAGCATGCGGCAAGGGGCGCGCCGACAATGCCTCAGGGCGCGTCGTCGTAGGCGGCGGCACAATTGTCCTTGAAGCGGTCGGCGTAGCCGCTGTAGTCCTTGTATTGCGGCAGGTCGGCGCTCGCCAGGAACTGGTCGCGCGGCGTCCCCTT comes from Candidatus Polarisedimenticolia bacterium and encodes:
- a CDS encoding lysophospholipid acyltransferase family protein → MEAPSTLASPDGSAPVPRGRRWYTHRFNTPLSWELILRVTPKLPRVVLVPLHHLTTTLCFLCFYRERAASRRNLRRITGKTGFAGLAVTYRLFYNFSRFMVGYAGLRGARLDQFRDRLDGLEETDRALSALIREGNGVIIATLHMGHWDLGLKLLSAYEIPTHVVMAQTDPAEVTRYAAEARDNPTLRPHHLGAPMLGVELMLALKRGELVALQTDRSAGPGEMPVSFFGGTVPLPSGPVELAIATGAPILPIFILFGRKDRFRILSSEPLRFERGAGRRDPAERQRAMQQVAAMMESIISRYPDQWFSFYDFWKNSPDPSGAQEGSHA